From Ipomoea triloba cultivar NCNSP0323 chromosome 5, ASM357664v1, the proteins below share one genomic window:
- the LOC116019515 gene encoding chaperone protein ClpB3, chloroplastic-like, producing the protein MATTASFSGVQCCVQPSNRAAPVSFQPPVSVNVSAKPRGLRTLSSLKLKRKYPIFTRKDDTIGKSSRSFIVRCDAASGKAVTQQEFTEMAWQAIVSSPEVAKENKHQIVETEHLMKALLEQKNGLARRIFSKAGVDNTRLLEATVRFIDRQPKVLGESAGSMLGRDLEALIQRAREFKKEYGDSFVSVEHMVLGFLQDRRFGKQLFKDFQIAEKTLRDAIQAIRGRQTVIDQDPEGKYEALEKYGKDLTAMAKAGKLDPVIGRDDEIRRCIQILSRRTKNNPVLIGEPGVGKTAISEGLAQRIVQGDVPQALMNRRLISLDMGALIAGAKYRGEFEDRLKAVLKEVTDSEGQIILFIDEIHTVVGAGATNGAMDAGNLLKPMLGRGELRCIGATTLDEYRKYIEKDPALERRFQQVYVDQPTVEDTISILRGLRERYELHHGVRISDGALVDAAILSDRYISGRFLPDKAIDLVDEAAAKLKMEITSKPTALDEINRAVLKLEMERLSLTNDTDKASKDRLNRLETELSLLKSRQAELNEQWEHEKTVMTNIQSIKEEIDRVNLEIQQAEREYDLNRAAELKYGSLNSLQRQLEAAEKELDEYMKSGKSMLREEVTGNDIAEIVSKWTGIPVSKLQQSEREKLLHLEEELHKRVVGQDPAVRSVAEAIQRSRAGLSDPHRPIASFMFMGPTGVGKTELAKALATYLFNTEEALVRIDMSEYMEKHAVSRLIGAPPGYVGYEEGGQLTETVRRRPYAVILFDEIEKAHADVFNVFLQILDDGRVTDSQGRTVSFTNTVIIMTSNVGSQYILNTSEENLSSEESYETIKRRVMEAARVIFRPEFMNRVDEYIVFQPLDREQINSIVRLQLARVQQRLADRKIKLEVSDAAIQLLGSLGYDPNYGARPVKRTIQQNVENELAKGILRGDFRDEDTILVDTEVTAFSNGQLPQQKLAFRRLESGSSASAENQEASLQK; encoded by the exons ATGGCAACAACGGCGTCGTTTTCCGGTGTCCAGTGTTGCGTCCAGCCGTCCAATAGAGCAGCTCCGGTTTCTTTTCAGCCGCCCGTATCCGTTAACGTCTCAGCCAAGCCTCGGGGGCTCAGAACCCTAAGTTCGCTTAAATTGAAGAGGAAATACCCGATTTTTACCAGGAAAGATGATACAATTGGGAAAAGCTCGAGGTCATTTATTGTACGATGCGATGCCGCTAGCGGAAAG GCGGTTACGCAGCAAGAGTTTACGGAAATGGCGTGGCAAGCTATAGTTTCGTCGCCGGAGGTGGCGAAAGAAAACAAGCACCAGATAGTGGAGACGGAGCACTTGATGAAGGCGCTGCTGGAGCAAAAGAACGGGCTTGCTCGCCGGATTTTTTCCAAGGCCGGTGTAGATAATACCCGTCTGCTTGAAGCCACCGTGCGGTTCATCGATCGCCAACCAAAG GTTCTCGGTGAGTCAGCGGGTTCGATGTTGGGGCGAGACTTAGAAGCCTTGATACAGCGCGCCCGGGAGTTCAAGAAAGAGTACGGTGATTCGTTTGTGTCAGTGGAGCATATGGTGCTTGGCTTTTTACAAGATAGGAGATTTGGGAAGCAGCTGTTCAAGGATTTTCAAATTGCTGAAAAGACTCTAAGAGATGCCATACAAGCCATAAGGGGACGCCAAACTGTTATTGATCAAG ACCCAGAAGGGAAGTATGAAGCTCTGGAAAAATATGGAAAAGACTTAACTGCCATGGCAAAGGCAGGGAAGCTTGATCCTGTTATAGGCCGAGATGATGAGATACGGAGATGCATTCAAATCCTTTCGCGGAGAACTAAGAATAATCCTGTGCTAATTGGGGAGCCAGGTGTTGGGAAAACTGCAATTTCTGAAGG GCTTGCCCAGAGAATTGTGCAAGGAGATGTCCCCCAAGCTTTGATGAACCGAAGG TTGATATCCCTAGACATGGGAGCACTTATTGCTGGTGCAAAATATAGAGGTGAATTTGAAGATAGACTAAAGGCCGTGCTCAAGGAAGTGACTGACTCTGAAGGGCAGATTATCCTTTTCATTGATGAGATTCACACTGTAGTTGGAGCAG GTGCCACCAATGGTGCTATGGATGCCGGCAATCTCTTGAAGCCCATGCTAGGTCGTGGAGAGTTGCGTTGCATTGGTGCAACCACACTGGATGAATATCGAAAATATATTGAAAAAGATCCAGCATTGGAGCGTCGGTTCCAGCAAGTCTATGTTGATCAGCCTACTGTTGAAGATACTATCTCTATACTTCGTGGACTGCGAGAAAGATATGAGCTGCATCATGGAGTCCGGATATCAGACGGTGCATTAGTTGATGCTGCAATTCTTTCTGATCGCTACATCAGTGGGCGCTTTTTACCTGACAAAG CTATTGATCTAGTTGATGAAGCAGCAGCAAAATTGAAAATGGAAATAACTTCAAAGCCTACAGCCCTTGATGAGATCAACCGTGCAGTTCTTAAGTTGGAGATGGAGAGGCTATCACTTACTAATGACACAGATAAAGCATCCAAAGATCGCTTAAATCGCCTGGAGACTGAATTGTCTCTACTAAAGAGTAGACAGGCTGAACTGAATGAGCAATGGGAGCATGAAAAGACCGTCATGACCAACATACAGTCCATCAAGGAAGAG ATTGATAGGGTGAATCTTGAGATACAACAGGCAGAGCGGGAGTATGATCTTAACCGTGCTGCTGAACTCAAGTATGGGAGCCTGAACTCGTTGCAGCGCCAACTTGAAGCTGCAGAGAAAGAGCTAGATGAATATATGAAGTCTGGAAAATCCATGCTTAGAGAAGAAGTTACTGGAAATGACATTGCAGAAATTGTCAGCAAATGGACTGGAATTCCTGTGTCCAAGCTACAACAATCAGAAAGGGAGAAGCTGCTGCATTTGGAGGAAGAGCTGCATAAGCGTGTCGTTGGTCAAGATCCTGCAGTTAGATCAGTGGCTGAAGCCATCCAGCGCTCTCGGGCTGGTCTTTCTGATCCTCACCGCCCAATTGCTAGTTTTATGTTTATGGGCCCTACCGGTGTTGGAAAGACAGAGTTAGCTAAAGCCCTTGCTACTTATTTGTTTAACACGGAAGAAGCACTTGTGCGTATTGATATGAGTGAATACATGGAAAAGCACGCTGTCTCCAGGCTAATTGGAGCCCCTCCTGGTTACGTAGGATACGAGGAAGGAGGACAGTTGACCGAGACTGTTCGAAGGAGACCCTATGCGGTGATCTTATTCGATGAAATAGAGAAGGCCCATGCAGATGTGTTCAATGTCTTCCTTCAAATCTTGGATGATGGTAGGGTGACAGACTCACAGGGGCGCACAGTGAGCTTCACTAACACGGTCATCATTATGACGTCAAATGTAGGTTCGCAATATATTCTTAACACGTCTGAAGAGAACTTATCAAGTGAGGAATCTTATGAAACTATAAAGCGAAGGGTAATGGAGGCTGCAAGAGTGATTTTCCGCCCTGAATTCATGAATCGGGTTGATGAATACATAGTATTCCAGCCTCTTGACCGTGAACAGATCAACAGTATTGTCAGATTACAG TTGGCACGAGTGCAGCAGAGGTTAGCTGACCGGAAAATAAAGCTGGAAGTGAGTGATGCTGCAATTCAGCTGCTCGGAAGTCTGGGTTACGATCCAAACTATGGTGCTAGGCCTGTGAAGAGGACAATTCAGCAGAACGTCGAAAATGAGCTTGCAAAGGGCATCTTGAGAGGAGACTTCAGAGATGAGGATACTATTTTGGTAGACACTGAGGTCACAGCGTTTTCCAACGGACAGCTTCCCCAGCAAAAACTAGCTTTCAGAAGACTGGAATCTGGCTCCAGTGCTTCTGCTGAGAACCAAGAAGCATCTTTACAGAAATAG
- the LOC116021278 gene encoding membrane-anchored ubiquitin-fold protein 2-like: MSGGKDQLEIKFRLIDGTDIGPKSFSAATSVATLKENILAQWPKEKENGPRTLKDVKLISAGRILENNKTVGECQSPLCDIPGGVTTMHVVIQPPPQEKEKKMANDPKQKRCVCVIL; this comes from the exons ATGTCTGGAGGCAAAGATCAGTTAGAGATCAAGTTTAGATTGATTGATGGAACAGATATAGGGCCCAAAAGTTTTTCTGCGGCTACCAGTGTTGCAACCTTGAAGGAGAACATACTTGCTCAGTGGCCTAAAG aaaaggaaaatggcCCAAGAACCCTAAAAGATGTCAAGTTAATCAGCGCGGGGAGAATATTAGAGAACAACAAAACAGTGGGGGAGTGCCAGAGCCCGTTATGTGACATTCCTGGAGGAGTCACAACAATGCATGTTGTCATTCAACCACCACCTCAGGAGAAAG aAAAGAAAATGGCAAATGACCCAAAGCAGAAGAGATGCGTTTGTGTCATACTATGA